A stretch of the Photobacterium sp. CCB-ST2H9 genome encodes the following:
- the dksA gene encoding RNA polymerase-binding protein DksA, whose amino-acid sequence MPESKVKKSLGILAIAGVDPYQEKAGEEYMGEAQLAHFRKILEAWRNQLREEVDRTVNHMQDEAANFPDPVDRAAQEEEFSLELRNRDRERKLIKKIEKTLQRIEDDDFGFCDSCGVEIGIRRLEARPTADLCIDCKTLAEIKEKQMAG is encoded by the coding sequence ATGCCAGAGAGCAAAGTTAAAAAATCGCTAGGCATCCTGGCTATTGCTGGGGTTGATCCATATCAGGAAAAAGCCGGCGAAGAATATATGGGTGAGGCGCAGCTGGCGCACTTCCGTAAAATTCTGGAAGCCTGGCGCAACCAACTACGTGAAGAGGTTGACCGTACCGTAAACCACATGCAGGACGAAGCGGCTAACTTCCCGGATCCAGTGGATCGCGCGGCACAGGAAGAAGAATTCAGCCTGGAACTGCGTAACCGCGATCGTGAGCGTAAACTGATCAAAAAAATTGAAAAGACGCTGCAACGTATCGAAGATGATGATTTTGGTTTCTGTGATTCATGCGGTGTGGAAATTGGTATCCGCCGCCTGGAAGCCCGTCCGACTGCCGACCTTTGTATCGACTGTAAGACACTGGCAGAAATCAAAGAAAAACAAATGGCCGGCTAA
- the thpR gene encoding RNA 2',3'-cyclic phosphodiesterase — MTDLSEHPAHGLSTDASQRMFFALPLNEPPAVNQEVLQRLCQLKNAYPGKGRAVPDTNLHLTLAFLGQVTAQQRDLLLTEVDQLRIPAFSVRFDQLGYWKRSKVLWLGSEETPGELLLLAQQLSRCALTVGLPQEERAYKPHITLRRNVWHRPGLQNEQDTFHFHFQRFGLYISDPDRSGVNYRLAREWLLLTEQNAAQDST; from the coding sequence ATGACCGATTTATCCGAACACCCTGCCCACGGGCTTTCAACCGATGCCAGTCAGCGGATGTTCTTTGCCCTGCCACTGAACGAACCACCGGCCGTCAATCAGGAGGTACTTCAGCGACTGTGTCAGCTGAAAAACGCTTATCCCGGCAAAGGACGCGCCGTCCCTGATACCAACCTCCACCTGACCCTGGCTTTTCTGGGACAGGTCACGGCGCAGCAACGTGACCTGTTGCTGACCGAAGTCGATCAGCTGCGGATTCCGGCCTTTTCTGTCCGTTTTGACCAGCTGGGGTACTGGAAACGCAGCAAGGTACTGTGGCTGGGCAGTGAAGAGACACCGGGAGAGCTGCTGTTACTGGCGCAGCAGCTCTCCCGGTGCGCACTGACTGTCGGCTTGCCGCAGGAAGAGAGAGCCTATAAACCGCATATCACACTGCGGCGGAATGTGTGGCATCGCCCCGGACTGCAGAATGAACAGGACACGTTTCATTTTCACTTTCAGCGCTTCGGGCTGTATATTTCTGACCCGGACAGGTCAGGCGTGAATTACCGCCTGGCCCGGGAATGGTTACTCCTCACTGAACAAAACGCCGCACAGGACAGTACATGA
- the hrpB gene encoding ATP-dependent helicase HrpB — MSQLPIEAVLPELHTVLQRHRQLILKAPPGAGKSTRLPLSLLESRAVSGKIVMLEPRRLAARNIAAYLATQLGENVGQTVGLRMRGETKVSTATRLEIVTEGVMTRMLQQDPELSGIDLLIFDEFHERSLHADTSLALALEVQEAMRDDLRLLVMSATLDHEALQTLLPEAGFLASEGRSFPVDYRYQSQGTSAQQSPGVVTDWTGKQILKLLSEESGSMLVFLPGAGEIRRLAEWLEAAAGAEVIIAPLYGQLDTQAQQQAIQPAPKGKRKVVLATNIAETSLTIEGIRLVVDTGWERVSQWDPKTGISRLAMVRIARSSAEQRAGRAGRLEPGICLRLYSEEMLSRQPAVPQPEILRADLSRLALELAQWGCTSADELRWLDTPADAAMQQARVLLQSLGALDERGQLTARGQLIQQSGTEPRLAAILAHARALPASAQTTAALLVALLEEPARGISNPDLAYQLHLLESDQLPRSKLYRQRARQHLAMLRDGQDSAPGWRTDRRWLATLMAAGFPDRIALSRGQEGRFQLANGQGVSVDHEQLLATETALVVADVVKTRQGDSRVFTAVAADIEQLREDLPPLFHEREWLDWDDKKGRLVAEKQCCCGKLVIQRTPMAEPDPARASEALLNAIRRQGLDVLPWNARSESLRIRARCAEAWLPELALPAMDDASLLASLEDWLLPFMTGISTLKALANLDLTAALEAHLGWAQAKALDHALPTHYEVPTGSRYPIRYQPGQAPVLAVRMQEMFGEQTSPVIANGKIAVVLELLSPAQRPLQITSDLAAFWQGAYKDVQKEMKGRYPKHVWPDDPASHAPTRKTKKFM, encoded by the coding sequence TTGTCACAGCTCCCCATTGAAGCCGTTCTGCCTGAATTGCACACGGTGTTGCAGCGCCATCGTCAGCTCATTCTCAAAGCGCCTCCCGGTGCCGGTAAATCGACCCGTTTACCGCTCTCGTTGCTGGAATCCCGTGCCGTAAGCGGCAAAATTGTGATGCTGGAACCCCGCCGGCTGGCGGCCCGAAACATTGCGGCTTATCTGGCCACTCAGTTGGGGGAGAACGTTGGGCAGACTGTTGGCCTGCGAATGCGCGGAGAAACGAAGGTCAGTACTGCGACCCGGCTGGAGATTGTCACGGAAGGGGTGATGACCCGCATGTTACAGCAGGATCCTGAATTATCCGGGATCGATCTGCTGATTTTCGACGAATTTCATGAGCGAAGCCTGCATGCTGATACGTCGCTGGCGCTGGCGCTGGAAGTCCAGGAGGCGATGCGGGATGACCTCAGGCTGCTGGTGATGTCGGCGACGCTGGATCATGAAGCCTTGCAGACTCTGCTGCCGGAGGCCGGATTTCTGGCATCTGAGGGGCGCAGTTTCCCGGTGGATTATCGTTATCAGAGTCAGGGAACGTCGGCCCAGCAAAGTCCCGGCGTGGTGACAGACTGGACCGGCAAGCAGATTCTGAAGTTACTGTCGGAAGAGTCAGGTTCCATGCTGGTCTTTCTGCCCGGGGCCGGTGAAATCCGCCGTCTGGCTGAGTGGCTTGAAGCGGCGGCAGGGGCGGAGGTCATCATTGCACCTTTATATGGTCAGTTGGATACGCAGGCGCAGCAGCAGGCGATTCAGCCGGCACCGAAAGGGAAACGCAAAGTGGTTTTGGCGACCAACATCGCGGAAACCAGTCTGACGATCGAAGGGATCCGGCTGGTGGTTGATACCGGCTGGGAACGGGTGTCGCAATGGGATCCGAAAACCGGGATCAGCCGTCTGGCAATGGTGCGGATTGCCCGCTCGTCGGCCGAACAGCGTGCCGGGCGGGCCGGACGTCTGGAGCCGGGCATTTGTCTGCGCTTGTACAGCGAAGAAATGCTGAGCCGCCAGCCTGCGGTCCCGCAACCTGAGATTCTGCGCGCCGATCTGAGCCGTCTGGCACTGGAACTGGCCCAGTGGGGATGCACCAGCGCCGACGAATTACGCTGGCTGGATACACCCGCCGATGCTGCGATGCAGCAGGCCAGAGTGCTATTACAGTCTCTGGGCGCACTGGACGAACGGGGCCAACTGACCGCCAGAGGCCAGCTGATTCAGCAATCAGGCACCGAGCCCAGACTGGCTGCGATCCTGGCGCATGCCCGTGCTTTACCTGCATCGGCGCAGACGACCGCCGCGCTGCTGGTGGCCCTGCTGGAAGAACCGGCACGTGGTATCAGCAATCCGGATCTGGCTTATCAGCTGCATTTACTGGAATCCGACCAACTGCCCCGCAGCAAGTTATACCGTCAGCGGGCCAGACAGCATCTGGCAATGCTCCGGGATGGACAGGATTCTGCACCGGGCTGGCGTACAGACCGACGCTGGCTGGCGACGCTGATGGCAGCCGGTTTTCCTGACCGGATTGCGCTGTCCCGTGGGCAGGAAGGCCGTTTTCAGCTGGCGAATGGTCAGGGTGTCAGTGTTGATCATGAACAGCTTCTGGCGACGGAAACTGCACTGGTTGTGGCGGATGTCGTCAAGACCCGTCAGGGCGATAGCCGGGTGTTCACAGCTGTTGCCGCAGATATCGAGCAGTTACGGGAAGATTTGCCACCTTTATTCCACGAGCGGGAATGGCTGGACTGGGATGATAAAAAAGGGCGGCTGGTCGCAGAAAAGCAATGCTGTTGTGGCAAGCTGGTGATTCAGCGAACACCCATGGCCGAACCTGATCCGGCCCGGGCCAGTGAAGCCCTGCTCAATGCCATCCGGCGTCAGGGGCTGGATGTCCTGCCGTGGAATGCCCGCAGTGAAAGTCTGCGAATCCGGGCCCGTTGTGCCGAAGCTTGGCTCCCTGAACTGGCGTTGCCTGCAATGGATGATGCCAGTCTGCTGGCGTCTCTGGAAGACTGGCTATTGCCCTTTATGACCGGTATCAGCACCCTAAAGGCGCTGGCAAATCTGGATCTGACGGCGGCACTGGAAGCGCATCTGGGATGGGCGCAGGCGAAGGCGCTGGATCACGCGCTGCCGACTCATTATGAGGTGCCCACCGGCTCCCGGTATCCGATCCGTTATCAGCCAGGACAGGCACCGGTGCTGGCGGTCCGGATGCAGGAGATGTTTGGTGAGCAGACGTCGCCCGTGATTGCCAACGGCAAAATTGCGGTGGTGCTGGAGCTGCTGTCTCCCGCCCAGCGGCCGCTACAGATCACCTCAGATCTGGCCGCATTCTGGCAGGGAGCCTATAAAGACGTGCAGAAAGAAATGAAGGGTCGTTACCCGAAACATGTCTGGCCGGATGATCCTGCCAGCCATGCGCCAACCCGAAAAACCAAGAAATTTATGTAA
- the sfsA gene encoding DNA/RNA nuclease SfsA, whose amino-acid sequence MNYPSPLQPATLIRRYKRFLADVTLPDGTETTMHCANTGAMTGCAEPGDTIWYSTSDNPKRKYAHSWELTETKAGHRICINTARANQIVVEALKNDLIPELSGYASLRTEVKYGTENSRVDIVLDDPLLPSCFIEVKSVTLLEQDGRGYFPDAVTTRGQKHLRELAEVAASGQRAVLFFAVLHSGIENVAAAHHIDPVYETLLKQAEKAGVEVFCYRADISPTALTLNQRVEFAQ is encoded by the coding sequence ATGAATTATCCCTCACCTTTGCAGCCCGCAACGCTCATTCGTCGTTATAAGCGCTTTCTGGCCGATGTTACCCTGCCGGACGGTACGGAAACCACGATGCACTGTGCCAATACCGGTGCCATGACCGGCTGCGCCGAACCAGGTGACACCATCTGGTATTCCACCTCAGATAATCCGAAGCGAAAATATGCCCACAGCTGGGAACTGACTGAGACCAAAGCCGGTCATCGGATTTGCATCAATACAGCCCGGGCCAACCAGATTGTGGTTGAAGCGCTCAAAAATGACCTCATTCCTGAATTATCGGGCTATGCTTCATTGCGCACGGAAGTGAAGTATGGTACTGAAAACAGCCGGGTAGATATTGTTCTTGATGACCCGTTGCTACCATCCTGCTTTATCGAAGTGAAAAGTGTCACCCTGCTGGAACAGGACGGCCGTGGTTATTTCCCGGACGCCGTCACCACCCGGGGACAAAAACACTTACGGGAGCTGGCGGAAGTTGCGGCAAGCGGTCAACGGGCGGTTTTATTTTTCGCTGTTCTTCATTCAGGGATTGAAAACGTCGCAGCGGCGCACCATATAGACCCGGTCTATGAGACATTGCTAAAACAAGCAGAAAAAGCGGGTGTTGAGGTCTTCTGCTACCGTGCAGACATCAGCCCCACGGCGCTGACGTTAAACCAGCGGGTAGAATTTGCACAGTAA